Genomic DNA from Candidatus Sulfurimonas marisnigri:
ATTTCACTCAATTTTTTTGATTGTATTATGTCTGAATTTCTTTTGGGTCTATCTGAAGTGCTTTTTTCTTGCATTTGTGGAGCACTGTTTTGTTGTACTTGAGCTTCTTCTCCACCCATTAACATCACAGCCACAATAGCACCACCAATAATAATAAGAACCAAGACTACTATGATAATTATCATTAGCATATTTTTTGGTTTTTTATCTTCCCCAGTGGTTTCTTCTTTACTCTCTACTTCAGCCATTGCATCTTCCTTGATTTTAGTTCTGTTAGTATATCAAAATTTATACAATTTTATAAACAGTTGTTCTTTATGTGTTAATTAGTCACACTTCTTTATATTTAGACTTTTTATAATTTTTTCAAATATAGCACCAGACTCACGAGTTGAATCATCATGGTATTCAATAACTAATACTTCTCTATTGTTAGAAATAGTACATGTGTAAGTTTCCGGTTTAGTAGTATACTCAGCAATTATTTTCTCCACACAAGTATTAACCTTTTTCTTCTCTTCTTTGCCCTCATAAGCTAGTGATAATTTTGAAAACCTCTCTTCACTTCTAAACTCAGCATCAATCATGTCTATCCTTTTGTATAAATATTTTGAAATTATACATCTTTTATAGTTAAAAGCGGTTTTAAATTAGTACCATTCTATTAGTTTAGTTACTTCATCAACTAGAAAAATTTTCATTGTAGTTTTTTCAAGTGGTATTTTTGCCAATAGTGCTTTTGTAATGTTTTGCATTTTAGCTTCTTTAAGTCTAGCATCCATCGCATAAACTTCTCTTACGTCACCAACAAGAGAAACTTCACCTATAAAAACTGTCTCTTTTGATATAACTCTATTTCTAAAACTACTTATTATTGCTGCTAAAACTGCTAAATCTGCAGATGTTTCAGTTATTTTTATTCCACCAGTTATATTTATAAATACATCATATCCAGAAAGTGGAATTTCTAATTTTCTCTCTAAAAGTGCTAAGAGCATATTCAACCTGTTGTTATCAAATCCAGTTGCTTGTCTTTTTGAATTACTAGTGTGAGACTCTGAAACAAGTGCTTGTACTTCTAGTATTATTGGGCGTGAACCTTCCATTATTACAGTAAGAGCTGAGCCTGCTTGTTCTGAGTTTCTATTGAAAAATCTAGAAGCAACATCTGTGGCAGACACCAGACCATCGTTTCTCATCTCAAATACGCCTATCTCACTGGTCGGTCCAAAACGATTTTTAAAACCTCTTAGTATTCTAAGTTCTTGTGAAGAATCTCCTTCAAAATATAGCACAGTATCAACCATATGCTCTAGCACCCTAGGACCAGCAATAGAGCCCTCTTTTGTAATGTGTCCAATTATAAAGATTGCTATGCCTTTGTCTTTTGCTATTCTCATTAGCTCAAATGTTATCTGTCTAACCTGTGTTACAGAGCCAGGTGCAGAAGTTATTGCTTCAGAGTATAGTGTCTGAATAGAATCAATAATTAAAAAATCATATTTTCTGTGCTCAAGTTCAACTAAAACTTGTTCTAGCCTGATTTCAGCTAAAAGGTACAGAGAATCGTGATTTGCTTTTAGACGATTTGCACGCATTTTAATCTGCCCACTAGACTCTTCACCGGTTACATAAAGAACATTTTTTCCACTTGATGCAATATCTCCGCCAACTTTTAAAAGTAGTGTTGATTTGCCGACCCCTGGACTTCCACCAATTAGTGTAAGCGAGCCAGGGACTACTCCACCACCAAGAACCATATCAAACTCTTTGTCATGTGAACTAAACCTATAAATATTTTCTTCTTTTATATCATTTATACTTACTGCTTTAGAAGAGCTGTTTGATGCAGATTTTGTCTGCTTAACAACTTCTTGTTGATGCTCATTAAGCTCCACAAATGAATCCCAAGCTCCACAGTTTGTACACTTGCCCATCCACTTTGGAGTTGTCAATCCGCAATGTTGACATTCAAAAAGAACTTTCATTTTAGCCATAAAATTACCCTTATTCTTAATTGTGAGAAATTATACATGGTTTTACATGTAGAAGATTAAAGTATGACAAAATGCAATAATATTGTAATGATCAATATATTCAATTCCTAATCTTTGATCCACAAAACAGTGTAGGTGATTCAAGTAATGATGTTTGTTCTTATTGCTGATGAAGTGAAAATATTGGCAGAGAGAACTCAAAATTCACTTACTGAAATAGATTCAATAAAAAAATAATGAGTCTATTTCTGTATTCTATTTTGGAATATAATTAATATGAATACATATTCAATATATTTATTCTTATTTTATTGTGTTTAAGCATTTTTAGAGTATATTACGGGCTATAAAAGGAAATTTATGGGTCGTTTTACAGATATATCACTAAAAGCTAAAACAATTGCTTTATTAATAGGTGCTATGATTTTTATGGCAGTCTCAATGACAGTTATTATTTCAGCTCAGAGTAAAGATGCACTATTGAAAAAAACTTATAACTCTTTAGTCTCTTCTAGGGAGGTTAAGGCAAATCAAGTAGAGCGTTTTTTCTCTAATACAATGGTGGATATAAATGTCCTATCCCTTAATGCGAATGTAATGAAAATTCTTTCAGAGTTAATTATGCTGCACAGAGAACTTGAAGTACAAGCTACAGATCCATACCCCATTGATGACATGGATGTAGATGATATAATTGATAAATATGATGAGTTTTTTCAATATTATGCGAAAGAGTACAAATACAGTGATTTACATATTATTTGTCAAGAACACGGTCATGTAATGTATTCTCAAGCAAAGAAGTCTGATATTGGAGCGAACTTAAGTAGTGGCAATCTTAAAAACTCACCTCTTGGAGAGGTTTGGAAAAAAGTTAAAGATTTAAAACGCCCTGTATTTATTGATATGAAACCTTATATTCCAAATAAGAGTGAGCCTACGATGTTTTTGGGAGCACCTATTATGGTGAATGGTTTTCTCAAAGGTGTTTTAGTATTTCAAATATCTGAAAAATCCATTAATGAAATTATGACTTTTAGAGATGGATATGGAGAGTCACAAGAGGATTATCTTATAGGAAAAGATAATCTTATGAGAAGTGATAGTTTTCTTAGTCCTAAGGAGCGATCTATTAGTGCATCGTTTGCTAATCCTACTTTAGGTTCTGTAAAAACAGAAGCTACTAAAAATGTTCTATCTGGAAAAACAGATATACAAATTGTTTTAGACAATAATAAGAAATCAGTTTTATCTGCATATAAGCCTATAAAAATTGGTAAAGATTTAACTTGGGCAATTATGAGTGAAATTGATGAGTCTGAAGTTATGAAAGAGCCAGATAACTTTAGAAACACTATGGTGATAATATCTGGTGTAATTTTCATAATATCTTTAATAGCTTCTTCATTTATATTAACTTTAGTTTTGGTTCGTCCTCTAAAAGAGTTGGAAAACAGAGCAGAAGATTTAGCGCATGGAGAAGCTGACCTGACACAAAGGTTAAATATTCAAGGTAATAATGAAATTGCCCGTGTAAGCAACTATGTTAATGACTTTATAAAAAAAGTTCAAGATACTATTGTTCAAGCAAAGTTTACAAGTAATGAAAATTTATCTGTATCAGAAGAGTTGGCAAAAACATCCAGAGAAATTGGTAAAAAAGCTGAAGAAGAGTCTACAATTGTCAGCGAAGTTAGTTCTCATGGAAAAAGGCTTCAAAGTGTTCTTCAGGGCTCTATTGAGAATGCAAAAGCTACAAAAGATGAAATTGACAGTGCTGAGTCAACAATGTTAAGTACAAGTAAAGTAATAGTTGCTCTTTCTGATGACATTAGAACAAGAAGTGAAGTTGAAGCAGAATTAGCAGACCGACTACTACATTTAAGTTCTGATGCACAACAAGTAAAAGGTGTTCTAGATGTTATATCTGATATTGCCGATCAGACAAATTTATTGGCACTAAATGCTGCTATTGAAGCAGCACGTGCAGGTGAACATGGTAGAGGATTTGCAGTAGTTGCAGACGAGGTCAGAAAACTTGCAGAGAGAACACAAAAGTCACTCTCAGAGATTAATGCAACTATAAGTGTAATTGTCCAATCAATTTCAGATGCTAGTGAAGCTATTTCTGCAAACTCTTCAGCTATAGAGAAGTTGTCAGAAAATGCAATTACTGCTCAAGATGAAATATCTAGCAGTGTAACTCTTATGGGAAGCGCTGTTATAAAAGTTGATGATATGGTTCAAGGATACATTGACAACGGTAAGGCAATCGAAGATATGATAATGAAAGTTGAAATTGTAAACGAATTGTCCGTTTCAAACACAAAAAGTGTTGAAGGTATTGCATCTGCTTCTAATCAGTTGTCATCAATGACTACAAAATTAAATACTCTGTTAGAGTCTTACAAAACTTAGAGAATAAGTTTCTCTATGGCTCTACTCTTCTACAAATATAACATCAAGCAAACCATCAACAAACTCATACTTGTCGAATGGAGTTAAGTTTTCTGGTTGTTCACCTGTTCCAACATAAAGTATAGGAAGTTCAAGTGCGTAGGCTATACTAAATATGCTTCCACCTTTTGCAGTGCCATCTAGTTTTGTGATGATGATACCATCTATCCCTATCATCTCATTGAATGCTTTTGCTTGAGCAATAGCTGAATTACCTTGTGTGCCATCTATAATAAGAACTGTTCTATGCGGTGCTCCACTATGAGCTTTATCACAGATGCGATTTATTTTTTTAAGTTCATTTGATAAATTTGTTTGCGTGTGTAGTCTGCCGGCAGTATCAATAATAACATTATCAAAACCTTTTGCTTTAGCTGAGTCTATGGCATCATAAGCGACGGCAGAGCTGTCGTGTCCTTGCTTTGATGAAACTATTGGGATATCAAGCTTTTTAGACCATAAAGTAAGTTGTTCTATGGCAGCGGCTCTAAAAGTGTCTCCAGCGCCTAGTAAAACTTTTTTACCTTCATTCTTATATCTAGATGCCAGTTTTGATATAGTTGTGGTTTTTCCTGCACCGTTTACACCAACTATCAGTTCGACAAAAGGTGCATTGAATTCTGGTTCTTTATATGAGGTATAGGCCAGAGTTGCTAAAAGCTTTGATCGTAAAATATCACGTGTAATTTTACTTTGGTACATCTCATTTAAAATAATCTCAACCAATTCATATTCAACGTCAGCTTCTAGTAGAATATCTTCAAGTTCATCTTTTGTGAATGATATTTTTCTTTTTGGTGCTACCGCTTTTATTGCTTCTGCAGTTTTAGCAAGAGACTTTTTTATAAAACCAAACATTGGTACTTCCTTATTTTCCTAAAGCTCTTTTGATGTCACTATCAATAAACTCTTCTTCAGTTGCACCTATAAAATGGTTGATTAGTACGCCATCTTTATACATTGCCATTGTTGGAATGGGGTATCTGTCTCCAAGTTTTAGTTCAAAAGCGATTGCGTTTGTTAAACGACGATTTTGGTCAGAATTCACTAAAGTATAGTTTGCTGTGTACTCTTTTCTAAAATCTAATAGTTTATCATTTAAAATTTTGTCTTCAATTGTTATACCGATGATTATAAGGTCGTCTTTATATTTTTCCTGAAGTGAACTTAAGTGTGTCGCAGCTGCTTTACAAGGTGGGCACCAAGTTGCAAATATATCAAAGATTACTACTTTTCCTTTTGCACCTTCTAGAATAAACCCGTTATCTTTTTTCTTTACAACATACTGTTTTGAGTCAAGCCCCGTAAGCAAATACTCGTTTGCTGACACCATGTCATTAACACTACTGCTTATGTCTTTATTTTCGTCATTTGAGCAAGCTTGAAAAGTAAGAGCAGATAGTATTGATATAAATAAAATAGATTTTTTTAACATTTTGTTACCTTGTTTTCTGTTTTTAGAGTAAAATTAGCGAAATTATATCCATAAAGATTTAATATGCCCCTATCAAAAACAATATTTAGACAGAATTGCCTAAAAAAGATAAAAAATAGTTCCAAAATAAATATTGTATATAAAAATTCAAAATTAAATTCAAAATTATTAGATAAGATTTTGGGATTAAAAAAGAAAAAAATACTCTTATATATTCCACTTCCCTTTGAAGCAAATATAGCTAAAACTATTAAGATATTGCGAAAAAAACATGACATTTTTGTTCCGTTTATGGAAGGCGAAAGTTTTAAGATGGTACCATTTAGATTGCCGCTTAAGAAGAAAAAATTTGGTATTTATGAAGCGGGAAATAGTTTAAGAGATATAAAGAATATTGATATAGCTGTTGTACCTATTGTTGGTATGGATGGTAAATTACAAAGAGTTGGGTTTGGAAAAGGAATGTATGACCGTTTCTTTGCAAAGTTAAAAAAGAGACCATATATAATTTTTGTACAATCAGATCTTTGTCAAACAAAAGAGTTTATTTGTGATGATTATGACATCACATGTAATATATTAATAACACCACATGTTAAAATTGAAAATAAAAACTTAGCAAAGGCTAAGAATAGGAAATAAAAATGTTAAGCGAAATACTAATAGGTGGCTCAATTGCTACCGTTAGTGGGCTTGCAGGTTTTTTGATTTCTAAAAAAGTAACTAACGCTAATTTTGATATTTATGTCGATAAAGCCAAGGCAAAAGCAAGTGCAATTGAAAATGAAGCACATATACTTTTAAGCAAGTCTAATATAAAAGCTCAAGAGATTGAAATAGAAGCTAATAAAAAGTTTGAAAGTGCAAAAGCAAGAGCTAAGGAAGATCTTCGTCAAAGAGAAGATGATGTAATACGAAAAGAAGATAGCTTTAAAAGGTACAAGCAGAGTGAAGAGAAAAGACTTTATGATGAAAGTGCCACTTTAAAAGCTCGAAAAGTTGATTTACAAAGAAATGAAAAATCTCTAAACTCACTAAAAATGAGATATGAAAAAAAGATTGATGAAGCACTCCATGATATGGAACATTGTGCAGGAATGACTGAAGATGAAGCTAGGGCTGTTTTACTTGAAAAAGTAGAGGAGAAATCTCGTGCAGAGATAGCTCATATTGTTAGGCGTTATGAAAATGAAGCAAAAAAAGAGGCAAAGCAAAAGGCAAATTATATTTTAGCTCAAGCAACAAGTAGATTTGCAGGAGAATTTGCCTCGGAGAGACTTACCAATTTGATTCACCTTGAAAGTGATGAATTAAAGGGTCGCATAATTGGTAAAGAAGGTAGAAATATAAAATCCCTAGAGACTCTTTTAGGTGTTGATATTATCATTGATGATACACCAAATGCTATACTTGTTAGTAGTTTTAACCTCTATCGCAGAGCAATTGCCACTAAAACAATAGAGCTA
This window encodes:
- the ftsY gene encoding signal recognition particle-docking protein FtsY, producing MFGFIKKSLAKTAEAIKAVAPKRKISFTKDELEDILLEADVEYELVEIILNEMYQSKITRDILRSKLLATLAYTSYKEPEFNAPFVELIVGVNGAGKTTTISKLASRYKNEGKKVLLGAGDTFRAAAIEQLTLWSKKLDIPIVSSKQGHDSSAVAYDAIDSAKAKGFDNVIIDTAGRLHTQTNLSNELKKINRICDKAHSGAPHRTVLIIDGTQGNSAIAQAKAFNEMIGIDGIIITKLDGTAKGGSIFSIAYALELPILYVGTGEQPENLTPFDKYEFVDGLLDVIFVEE
- the rny gene encoding ribonuclease Y produces the protein MLSEILIGGSIATVSGLAGFLISKKVTNANFDIYVDKAKAKASAIENEAHILLSKSNIKAQEIEIEANKKFESAKARAKEDLRQREDDVIRKEDSFKRYKQSEEKRLYDESATLKARKVDLQRNEKSLNSLKMRYEKKIDEALHDMEHCAGMTEDEARAVLLEKVEEKSRAEIAHIVRRYENEAKKEAKQKANYILAQATSRFAGEFASERLTNLIHLESDELKGRIIGKEGRNIKSLETLLGVDIIIDDTPNAILVSSFNLYRRAIATKTIELLIEDGRIQPARIEEIYTKVCDEFEVAILTEGENLIADMDIGVMHPELVKLIGKLRYRASYGQNALAHTLEVAHLAGIMAAEMGGDSRLAKRAGLLHDIGKALTHDHDGNHVDLGANICNRYNENTVVINAIYAHHGQEEINSIECGAVCAADALSAARPGARREVLESFLKRVTEIEEIASGHIGVSQAYAINAGREVRVLVNASLVNDDESILLANEIAKEIEARVQYPGEIKVNVIRESRAVVFAR
- a CDS encoding 5-formyltetrahydrofolate cyclo-ligase gives rise to the protein MPLSKTIFRQNCLKKIKNSSKINIVYKNSKLNSKLLDKILGLKKKKILLYIPLPFEANIAKTIKILRKKHDIFVPFMEGESFKMVPFRLPLKKKKFGIYEAGNSLRDIKNIDIAVVPIVGMDGKLQRVGFGKGMYDRFFAKLKKRPYIIFVQSDLCQTKEFICDDYDITCNILITPHVKIENKNLAKAKNRK
- a CDS encoding TlpA family protein disulfide reductase, whose translation is MLKKSILFISILSALTFQACSNDENKDISSSVNDMVSANEYLLTGLDSKQYVVKKKDNGFILEGAKGKVVIFDIFATWCPPCKAAATHLSSLQEKYKDDLIIIGITIEDKILNDKLLDFRKEYTANYTLVNSDQNRRLTNAIAFELKLGDRYPIPTMAMYKDGVLINHFIGATEEEFIDSDIKRALGK
- a CDS encoding methyl-accepting chemotaxis protein, with amino-acid sequence MGRFTDISLKAKTIALLIGAMIFMAVSMTVIISAQSKDALLKKTYNSLVSSREVKANQVERFFSNTMVDINVLSLNANVMKILSELIMLHRELEVQATDPYPIDDMDVDDIIDKYDEFFQYYAKEYKYSDLHIICQEHGHVMYSQAKKSDIGANLSSGNLKNSPLGEVWKKVKDLKRPVFIDMKPYIPNKSEPTMFLGAPIMVNGFLKGVLVFQISEKSINEIMTFRDGYGESQEDYLIGKDNLMRSDSFLSPKERSISASFANPTLGSVKTEATKNVLSGKTDIQIVLDNNKKSVLSAYKPIKIGKDLTWAIMSEIDESEVMKEPDNFRNTMVIISGVIFIISLIASSFILTLVLVRPLKELENRAEDLAHGEADLTQRLNIQGNNEIARVSNYVNDFIKKVQDTIVQAKFTSNENLSVSEELAKTSREIGKKAEEESTIVSEVSSHGKRLQSVLQGSIENAKATKDEIDSAESTMLSTSKVIVALSDDIRTRSEVEAELADRLLHLSSDAQQVKGVLDVISDIADQTNLLALNAAIEAARAGEHGRGFAVVADEVRKLAERTQKSLSEINATISVIVQSISDASEAISANSSAIEKLSENAITAQDEISSSVTLMGSAVIKVDDMVQGYIDNGKAIEDMIMKVEIVNELSVSNTKSVEGIASASNQLSSMTTKLNTLLESYKT
- the radA gene encoding DNA repair protein RadA translates to MAKMKVLFECQHCGLTTPKWMGKCTNCGAWDSFVELNEHQQEVVKQTKSASNSSSKAVSINDIKEENIYRFSSHDKEFDMVLGGGVVPGSLTLIGGSPGVGKSTLLLKVGGDIASSGKNVLYVTGEESSGQIKMRANRLKANHDSLYLLAEIRLEQVLVELEHRKYDFLIIDSIQTLYSEAITSAPGSVTQVRQITFELMRIAKDKGIAIFIIGHITKEGSIAGPRVLEHMVDTVLYFEGDSSQELRILRGFKNRFGPTSEIGVFEMRNDGLVSATDVASRFFNRNSEQAGSALTVIMEGSRPIILEVQALVSESHTSNSKRQATGFDNNRLNMLLALLERKLEIPLSGYDVFINITGGIKITETSADLAVLAAIISSFRNRVISKETVFIGEVSLVGDVREVYAMDARLKEAKMQNITKALLAKIPLEKTTMKIFLVDEVTKLIEWY